GGGTTCCATATCTAAAGGATCTCTATAGGGCTGTGCAGGGCTCTCTAAGAGAGGCTAGGCTATCAACATTTATAGCCAACTATAGCGAGGAGATCGAGGAGAAGATCGTGATCAACAGCGATGGAGCATATATAAGGAGCAAAATCCCAAGGGTAGAGGGGTTTATAAATATAGTTATATCATACCCTGGGAGGGGATCTATGAGTAAGTGGTATGAGATAGCAGCATCCAAAGGGCTTGAGCTCCTAGAGGAGGAGATAGCCTCGAATAAGATCTCTAACATGGCTAGGAATATGGAGGAAACCCTTATAAGGGGTGTATCCCCTCCAAAGGAGAAGATAGATGTAGTTATAGGCCCAGAGCTTGTGGGGCTCATGATGCACGAGGGGGTTGGGCATCCCCTAGAGGCGGATAGAGTTCTTGGGAGGGAGGCTGCACAGGCTGGTGAGAGCTATGTTAAGCCAGAGATGGTTGGTAGGGCAAGGCTTGGGGGGAGGTATGCAAATGTTATAGACGATCCAACTATACCTGGTTCAAGCGGCTTTTACCTATACGATGACGAGGGGGTTCCCGCAAGACCGAAGATCCTATATAGGGAGGGGGTTGTGACAGAGCTTCTACATAATAGGGAGACAGCGGCGAGGATGGGTGTTAACAGCAACGGATCCTCGAGATCTATGGATTACGCCTCAGAACCAATTGTGAGGATGAGCAACACATACCTAGCCCCAGGCGATATGGAGTTTGAGGAGCTTATAGAGGATATAGAGCTCGGCGTATATATAAAGAATAATATGGAGTGGAATATAGATGATACTAGGTGGCAGCATAGATACATAGGGTTAGAGGCATTTATGATAGAGAAGGGGGAGCTGGGAAAACCTGTTAGAAACCCCGTGCTAGAGATAACCACAGGTGATTTCCTCAGCAGCATAGTCGGAGTGGATAAAAACCTCGAGTTCTTCCCAGGAACATGTGGTAAGGGGGAGCCCTCACAGGGTGTGCCTGTGTGGATGGGGGGTCCTAACGTGAGGATCTCAAAGATCTACCTGGGTGTGGCCCCAGTTGAGTGACCCAATATATATAGGTGAGAGGATACTCAGAGCAGCTGAAGCCTCTGGTTTCCAGGAGTGCGCTGTATTGCTGACAAGCACAGATAGATCTATGGTTAAGATTGCAAATAGCCAGCCAAGCGTTGTCCAGAGCTGGAGGGCATATAACGCCTCAATATATGTTGCAAGGGGTGAGAGGATCGCCCAGGCATCCTTTGACACATGGGATCTTGACGAGATATCTAGGAGAATCTCTATGCTATCTGGGAGCATAGATCAGCTAGAAAGATCCATGCTATATGCTCCACTACCAGACCCAGATCCGAGGGCACAGCCCCTTTCAAAGGCATTTGATGATAAGATTGAGAAGCTGATGGAGGATCCAAGAGATGTTGTTGATATGATGATCAACAGGGCTATTGAAGAGGGTGTTGAAAGGATAGCAGGCATCCTAGACCTGGGGATCAATGTTAGGTGCCTCGTAACATCTAAAGGGTTTAAGGCATGTGAGAAGAGATCCTTCATCGATGCACACCTAAGATCCTTCAAGGGTGAGGGTTCTGGGCACTGGGGATATGGATCTAGGTTCTATGATCCTAAGGAGATAGAGGAGGTAGCAATCAAATCAGCAGAATATGCCAGGCTATCGGCTTCTCAGAGGAGCATTGAGCCAGGCAAATATGATGTGATCCTATCACCAATGGTGTTTGGAGAGCTGCTAGACTCAATTATAAGGGGCTTCACAGGCTTCTCATATCTAGTGGGAACAACATTCCTAGTAAATAGAAAGCTAGGTGATAGGATAGCTAGTGAGGCTCTAACAATAAAGGATTCTCCTCATAGAGAGGATATGATGGGATCAACGGGGTTTGATGATGAAGGGATCTCAACTAGGGAGGTGCCCCTGGTGGAAAGGGGGATCTTCAGATCTCTTCTCCATAACAGCAAAACAGCAAGGGCTATGGGTGTCGAGTCAACAGGCAACGCAGGCTGGATCATGCCGAGGCCTTGGAACATATGTGTTGAGCCAGGTGATAGAGGTGATGAGGAGCTTATAAGGGATCTTAGGAGGGGCTTGATAGCTACTAACAACTGGTATACAAGATACCATAACTTTGTCGAAGGGATATTCTCCACGGTACTACGTGACGCTATATTGATCGTGGATAATGGGGAGATCGTTGGGGCCTCG
The sequence above is a segment of the Sulfolobales archaeon genome. Coding sequences within it:
- a CDS encoding TldD/PmbA family protein, translated to MEELVLYAVEYARNLGASYAEARYHRRELRSVTMRGDRIIGIGSRVSEGIGIRVLYEGSMAFAATGRLDREGVRSAVERAISNARSFSSLVKNRMSLSRERFGRASYEVRVLKPFENLAIGDRVPYLKDLYRAVQGSLREARLSTFIANYSEEIEEKIVINSDGAYIRSKIPRVEGFINIVISYPGRGSMSKWYEIAASKGLELLEEEIASNKISNMARNMEETLIRGVSPPKEKIDVVIGPELVGLMMHEGVGHPLEADRVLGREAAQAGESYVKPEMVGRARLGGRYANVIDDPTIPGSSGFYLYDDEGVPARPKILYREGVVTELLHNRETAARMGVNSNGSSRSMDYASEPIVRMSNTYLAPGDMEFEELIEDIELGVYIKNNMEWNIDDTRWQHRYIGLEAFMIEKGELGKPVRNPVLEITTGDFLSSIVGVDKNLEFFPGTCGKGEPSQGVPVWMGGPNVRISKIYLGVAPVE
- a CDS encoding TldD/PmbA family protein; the protein is MSDPIYIGERILRAAEASGFQECAVLLTSTDRSMVKIANSQPSVVQSWRAYNASIYVARGERIAQASFDTWDLDEISRRISMLSGSIDQLERSMLYAPLPDPDPRAQPLSKAFDDKIEKLMEDPRDVVDMMINRAIEEGVERIAGILDLGINVRCLVTSKGFKACEKRSFIDAHLRSFKGEGSGHWGYGSRFYDPKEIEEVAIKSAEYARLSASQRSIEPGKYDVILSPMVFGELLDSIIRGFTGFSYLVGTTFLVNRKLGDRIASEALTIKDSPHREDMMGSTGFDDEGISTREVPLVERGIFRSLLHNSKTARAMGVESTGNAGWIMPRPWNICVEPGDRGDEELIRDLRRGLIATNNWYTRYHNFVEGIFSTVLRDAILIVDNGEIVGASRRMRIADTVNNLLTNIEALGKKLYKVKWWEITTPVESPYILVRGVRISR